In Flavobacteriales bacterium, a single window of DNA contains:
- a CDS encoding T9SS type A sorting domain-containing protein: MKHIFTIACLLLITAQSFAQSVFFEDFENGVADQFTQEYIVGTLDWVNDPTNITLGPSAASFEGDSAAHFYYADYSGDRTSLVSPTLDLSAGGYKLSFAHVHPNWLGDQNTLAVRLSVDNGATWTLIDSLYANVGAYQEVEYNLNDFASTTANSKLRFDGYISYGYAIGLDAVNVFLPPVDDAELTSAVGPVTGCGLGSESVAVSVYNNGLDTIFAIDGSYMVGATTETESFTVEIAPGQTDTLTFSVPADVSVVGTYDFTAWVTLTDDLEPNNDTVHFSFDNIPVIASLPYSEDFENGSGGWVSGGILNDWQLGTPATAFISTANSGVNAWVTNLTGQYQNSSDQYVESPCMDFSSLSVDPVFRFAFIGRSELGWDGTWIELSTDAGATWTTVGSLGEGTNWYNNADEHGANFDLDWWDAPFGGADEWTTATHLLDGAAGSSSVKVRVFFHSDISGADDGFAFDDVEIFEQPSVNAGVVEIISPTTGCGLGVENVTVVIQNFGDADLVDFSVEYDAGSGVVSEMITDTLFSATVDTFTFSVPVDLAVAAGYDFGAWTVVAGDGDLLNDSLFVLVTSVPVVSALPYTEDFESGAGGWTTGGTASTWELGDPQGAFVDTANSGVNAWVTNLAGAYVINEDSYLESPCFDFSALTIDPILEFAHIYETEECCDQGYVEISFDGGTTWTLLGVAGEGENWYNDGDNNEWNGTSGAPTVWRNAKHLLDGAAGQGSVKIRFAFSSDISLNYDGFGVDDISISEQPPINGSLFAINSPVSSCGLTATEAISVTVSNLGSIDMDSVVVSYSFDNGPVVTEVFNQTLAVGGSVNLTLSTTLDLSVNADYDFAVWVSTVGDGDTSNDTSSVVVTSVPTISSLPYTQDFESGTGGWRSVGVPNAWELGDPEGIIIDTAFSGVNAWATNLNTLNYSDLQFSVLTSPCFDFSGINDDPVISFAIQFDAEQQFDAAWMEVSADGGTTWNILGNVGEGENWYTQDVFYNAFVTQGWDGQSGGNGDWITAEHILEGVAGSSEVSVRFVFSADDFASFFEGFAVDDINIRPQAQLDLVALSFEGPQDGCSLGEESVSFTFWNKGLQTVSNFEVGFIVNSGSIPLVGSAQTETYTGSVATGDTVTYTFSTELADLSTEGTYQIDVFTALAGDENLASDTLFANEVVNFGESTPLSQTEMPGLPISSNIPQGTSSEIFFCGLPASLNGCLQIESLSIDSIQHTWLSDLDIYLISPAGDTVELSTDNGGSLNDMSNVVFSDTSSNDITLQTDDIMPGVYHTEDSLGFAGLYNGQDPNGAWTLFVRDDTGGDEGTLMSWSMTFVDYSPTPELAFSDTSICITQVLTVSASTYDSYLWSTGNNTQSIDLYGNVLGLGTHEIYVTVDQDGCTGVSNSFVLTVDACAGVAEFENLSVEVYPNPTRGEIVLDITGNSNGLTLQILDMNGKLVYAANTGSISSGLRKTVDLSGLASGMYFLKLDDGSASTTKKLIKE, from the coding sequence ATGAAACACATATTTACGATCGCATGTTTGCTCTTGATCACGGCACAGTCCTTTGCGCAGAGCGTCTTCTTTGAAGATTTTGAAAACGGTGTCGCAGATCAATTCACTCAGGAATACATAGTTGGAACCCTTGATTGGGTCAACGACCCGACCAATATTACGCTTGGGCCAAGTGCAGCCAGCTTCGAAGGTGATTCTGCTGCTCACTTTTATTATGCTGACTATTCTGGAGATCGCACTTCGCTCGTTTCACCTACTTTAGACCTCAGCGCAGGAGGCTATAAACTGTCATTTGCACATGTCCATCCAAACTGGTTAGGAGATCAGAATACACTTGCGGTTCGATTGTCGGTAGATAATGGCGCAACGTGGACGCTGATTGATAGTTTGTATGCTAATGTTGGTGCATACCAAGAAGTTGAGTACAACTTGAATGATTTTGCATCGACAACTGCCAATTCGAAGCTTAGATTTGATGGATACATAAGCTATGGTTACGCAATAGGTTTGGATGCCGTAAATGTATTTCTGCCACCAGTTGACGATGCAGAACTTACAAGTGCAGTTGGTCCTGTAACGGGATGTGGGCTCGGTAGCGAATCAGTTGCAGTTTCAGTTTACAACAATGGTTTGGATACCATTTTTGCCATTGACGGTTCGTATATGGTTGGAGCAACAACCGAAACTGAGTCGTTTACAGTGGAAATTGCTCCAGGTCAAACTGATACTTTGACTTTTTCAGTTCCTGCTGACGTTTCTGTGGTTGGAACGTATGATTTTACGGCATGGGTAACGCTGACCGATGATTTGGAGCCGAACAACGATACGGTTCATTTCTCATTTGATAACATTCCTGTCATTGCTTCGCTTCCTTATTCAGAAGATTTTGAAAATGGTTCAGGTGGCTGGGTATCTGGAGGAATATTGAACGATTGGCAACTAGGAACTCCTGCAACAGCTTTTATCAGTACAGCCAATTCTGGCGTGAACGCTTGGGTTACGAATTTAACAGGACAATACCAGAACAGCTCTGATCAATATGTTGAATCACCTTGTATGGACTTTTCATCATTGTCTGTTGATCCGGTTTTCCGTTTTGCTTTCATTGGCCGTTCAGAACTTGGTTGGGATGGAACTTGGATAGAACTTTCTACGGATGCTGGAGCCACTTGGACTACAGTTGGAAGCTTGGGCGAAGGAACAAATTGGTACAACAATGCTGATGAACACGGAGCCAATTTTGACCTTGATTGGTGGGATGCTCCGTTTGGAGGTGCTGATGAATGGACTACAGCTACACATTTGCTAGATGGCGCTGCAGGTTCATCTTCTGTTAAAGTGAGAGTGTTCTTTCATTCAGATATTTCAGGAGCGGATGATGGATTTGCGTTTGATGATGTGGAAATATTTGAGCAACCTTCAGTAAATGCAGGTGTTGTAGAAATTATTTCGCCAACAACAGGTTGTGGTTTGGGAGTTGAGAACGTAACCGTTGTCATCCAGAATTTTGGAGACGCTGACCTTGTAGATTTTTCAGTTGAATATGATGCTGGTAGTGGTGTAGTGAGCGAGATGATAACTGACACACTATTCTCTGCTACAGTTGATACATTCACGTTCAGTGTTCCAGTTGATCTTGCTGTAGCTGCTGGATATGATTTCGGAGCTTGGACAGTGGTCGCTGGAGATGGAGATTTGTTGAACGATTCACTTTTTGTCTTAGTAACAAGTGTTCCGGTTGTAAGCGCGTTGCCTTACACTGAAGATTTTGAATCAGGTGCTGGTGGATGGACCACTGGAGGTACTGCAAGCACTTGGGAGCTTGGTGATCCTCAGGGAGCTTTTGTTGACACAGCTAACAGTGGTGTAAATGCATGGGTAACCAATCTTGCAGGTGCTTATGTCATCAATGAAGACTCATATTTAGAATCCCCATGTTTCGACTTCTCTGCGTTGACAATCGATCCTATTTTAGAGTTTGCTCATATTTATGAGACAGAAGAATGTTGCGATCAAGGATATGTAGAAATTTCATTCGATGGAGGAACCACATGGACTCTCTTAGGCGTTGCTGGTGAAGGTGAGAACTGGTACAATGATGGCGACAACAATGAATGGAATGGAACATCAGGAGCACCAACAGTTTGGAGAAATGCCAAGCATTTGTTGGATGGTGCTGCAGGACAAGGGTCTGTTAAAATCAGATTTGCGTTCAGTTCTGACATTTCCCTGAATTATGATGGTTTTGGAGTCGATGATATCAGCATATCAGAGCAACCGCCTATCAACGGATCGCTTTTTGCTATCAACAGCCCAGTTTCAAGTTGCGGATTGACTGCAACCGAAGCAATTTCTGTGACGGTTTCAAACCTTGGATCTATCGATATGGATTCTGTGGTGGTTTCGTATTCATTCGATAATGGTCCAGTAGTGACAGAGGTTTTCAATCAGACATTGGCAGTTGGAGGAAGTGTGAATCTTACACTTTCAACTACACTTGATCTGAGTGTGAATGCCGATTATGATTTTGCAGTTTGGGTATCGACAGTTGGTGATGGTGACACATCAAACGACACATCTTCTGTAGTTGTAACAAGTGTTCCTACTATCAGTTCCTTGCCATATACTCAAGATTTTGAATCTGGTACAGGAGGTTGGAGATCGGTTGGAGTGCCAAATGCATGGGAACTTGGTGATCCAGAAGGAATCATCATTGATACTGCATTTAGTGGTGTGAATGCATGGGCAACCAATCTGAATACCTTGAATTATTCTGATCTTCAATTTTCTGTCCTCACATCTCCGTGTTTCGATTTCAGTGGAATCAACGATGATCCTGTTATCAGTTTTGCTATTCAGTTTGATGCTGAACAGCAATTCGATGCCGCATGGATGGAAGTATCTGCAGATGGTGGAACAACTTGGAACATCCTTGGAAACGTAGGAGAAGGAGAAAACTGGTATACACAGGATGTATTCTATAATGCGTTCGTTACCCAAGGTTGGGATGGTCAGTCAGGTGGAAATGGTGATTGGATTACTGCTGAACACATTCTTGAAGGAGTTGCTGGAAGTTCTGAAGTGAGTGTTCGATTCGTATTCAGTGCTGATGATTTTGCCAGCTTCTTCGAAGGTTTTGCAGTAGATGATATCAATATTCGTCCGCAGGCTCAATTGGATCTGGTTGCTCTTTCTTTTGAAGGACCTCAAGATGGATGTTCTTTGGGCGAGGAATCAGTGAGTTTCACATTCTGGAACAAGGGACTACAAACGGTTTCAAACTTTGAAGTTGGATTCATTGTTAATAGTGGGTCAATTCCTCTAGTAGGAAGTGCTCAGACAGAAACCTATACAGGTTCAGTAGCCACTGGCGATACTGTTACCTATACATTCAGTACGGAACTTGCAGATCTTAGTACTGAGGGAACCTACCAAATTGATGTTTTTACTGCCCTTGCGGGAGATGAAAACCTGGCTTCTGATACGCTATTCGCAAATGAAGTGGTCAATTTCGGAGAATCTACTCCATTGAGTCAAACTGAGATGCCTGGATTGCCGATCAGTAGCAACATTCCGCAAGGAACGTCTTCTGAGATATTCTTCTGTGGCCTTCCAGCTTCATTGAATGGATGTTTGCAGATTGAAAGCTTAAGTATTGATTCGATTCAGCATACTTGGCTTTCTGACCTTGATATATATTTGATTTCTCCTGCCGGAGATACTGTAGAGCTTTCAACAGATAACGGTGGGTCTTTGAATGATATGTCAAACGTTGTGTTCTCGGACACATCTTCTAATGACATTACGTTGCAGACAGATGATATCATGCCTGGAGTGTATCACACCGAAGATTCATTAGGATTTGCTGGTCTTTACAATGGTCAAGATCCAAATGGAGCTTGGACTCTATTTGTCAGAGACGATACTGGAGGTGATGAGGGCACCTTGATGAGCTGGTCTATGACCTTTGTGGATTATAGTCCAACTCCCGAGCTGGCATTTTCAGATACTAGTATTTGTATTACACAAGTTCTTACAGTTAGCGCGTCTACTTACGATTCTTATCTGTGGAGTACAGGAAACAATACACAGAGCATTGACCTATATGGTAATGTACTAGGTCTAGGTACGCACGAGATTTATGTAACTGTCGATCAGGATGGTTGCACAGGGGTAAGTAATTCTTTTGTTCTGACTGTTGATGCATGTGCAGGAGTGGCAGAATTTGAAAACCTAAGTGTTGAAGTTTATCCAAACCCAACTCGAGGAGAGATTGTGCTTGACATCACTGGCAACAGCAATGGACTGACGCTTCAGATCTTGGATATGAACGGTAAGTTGGTTTATGCTGCTAACACAGGTTCAATTTCAAGTGGATTGAGAAAAACCGTTGACCTATCAGGTTTGGCCAGCGGTATGTATTTCTTGAAGTTGGATGACGGTTCAGCATCAACTACTAAGAAGTTGATCAAGGAATAA
- a CDS encoding outer membrane beta-barrel protein produces MRKVLVFICLLVGVLNSQAQDEKFPQTLTAGFEFRPIFPVDFLKTGSQSTSNADFSVLVAPKFSFSAGMTIRYGFSKRLALETGINFVQRNYNLTIHRDATSGDGINPGSPEFKSKTDFTIVGYEHPIKLLVFVRLAERVFMNAAGGFQLTFFPSDIFTSDRENNPSDQYFKHSSLRLGFDGKPGPDGFIHGGAIANLGAEYRTKKAGYFYLGATYHVPFANIYQSKFQYLDESINYASSVQGIALNGSYLTFDVRYFFNSQPLVKKDRKSKKKSGKEKQAED; encoded by the coding sequence ATGCGAAAAGTGCTGGTCTTTATTTGTTTGCTTGTAGGTGTTCTGAACAGCCAAGCGCAGGATGAAAAGTTTCCACAAACGCTCACGGCCGGTTTCGAGTTCCGTCCCATTTTTCCGGTAGATTTCCTGAAAACGGGCAGTCAATCTACTTCCAATGCCGATTTCAGCGTGCTGGTTGCTCCTAAATTCAGTTTCTCTGCGGGCATGACCATCCGCTATGGTTTCAGTAAGCGACTGGCCTTGGAAACAGGAATAAATTTTGTGCAACGTAACTACAATCTGACAATTCATCGCGATGCAACATCAGGCGATGGAATAAACCCAGGAAGCCCTGAGTTCAAAAGCAAAACCGACTTTACTATTGTAGGTTACGAACACCCTATAAAGCTTCTTGTTTTTGTGCGATTGGCAGAACGCGTATTTATGAACGCTGCAGGAGGTTTTCAGTTGACTTTTTTCCCATCAGATATTTTCACTTCTGATCGAGAAAACAATCCGAGCGATCAATATTTCAAGCACTCATCACTTCGGTTAGGGTTTGATGGTAAACCAGGCCCTGATGGATTCATTCACGGAGGTGCCATTGCTAATCTGGGTGCTGAGTATCGGACTAAAAAGGCAGGCTATTTTTATTTGGGAGCTACGTATCACGTTCCGTTTGCAAATATTTATCAAAGTAAGTTCCAGTATTTGGACGAGAGTATCAATTACGCTTCTTCAGTTCAGGGAATTGCCCTCAATGGAAGTTACCTCACCTTTGATGTTCGATACTTTTTCAATTCGCAACCGCTAGTTAAGAAGGATCGGAAGTCGAAAAAGAAGTCAGGAAAAGAGAAGCAGGCGGAAGACTGA
- a CDS encoding aryl-sulfate sulfotransferase, protein MLKSIKLFILITLPFGLFGQQTTGLFEYDWHAEEGFILWGPIFSRSQYLMNNCGEIVHTWEDDTVSLGNSIYLLENGTLLRCAKADTAISCPIGAGGGSERIQKVDWDGNVTWDFIYYDMQKRLHHDIELLPNGNILAIAWVRKDMPTCIQAGRNPGTLSYGELYNERIIEIEPTGPHTGNVVWQWDLWDHLVQDFDNTKDNFGVIADHPELLNVNWLNENEAVPGQSDFIHLNAIDYNAELDQIVLSSQILSEIWIIDHSTTTQEAASHAGGTYGKGGDFLYRYGNPQVYNRGDATDQKLWRQHDAHWIESGLADEGGIMIFNNGLDRPVSFSEIDVVMPPQTSPGVYELAAGESYGPTETVWNYHASDSVSFYSYFISGAGRLPNGNTLICEGNKGKLFEVTYDGQKVWEYVNPVTVNGIISSTDPIPMAGGGAFQGNIVFRAEKYAVDFPGFAGHDLSTGIQLEANPIISNCFVGLEDFDASKEFSIYPNPTTDQLTLENMNGANISIYNVSGQLVMTERVTSEQFQFELLDKTAGIYAVRIELNGKTIVKKLMVQ, encoded by the coding sequence ATGCTAAAATCAATCAAACTATTTATCCTAATTACTTTGCCTTTTGGTCTTTTCGGTCAACAGACAACAGGCCTTTTTGAGTACGACTGGCATGCAGAAGAAGGCTTCATTTTATGGGGCCCAATTTTTTCGAGAAGTCAGTATTTAATGAACAACTGTGGCGAAATAGTCCACACTTGGGAGGATGACACCGTTTCATTAGGCAACTCCATCTACTTGCTTGAAAACGGGACGCTTCTCAGATGCGCGAAGGCTGACACTGCTATTAGCTGTCCTATTGGTGCCGGAGGTGGCAGCGAACGAATTCAGAAAGTAGATTGGGATGGCAATGTAACTTGGGATTTCATCTATTATGACATGCAAAAGCGGCTCCATCATGATATCGAACTGCTTCCAAACGGCAACATATTAGCTATTGCGTGGGTACGAAAAGACATGCCTACATGCATACAGGCAGGCAGAAATCCTGGCACGTTGAGTTATGGCGAACTCTACAACGAACGCATCATAGAAATTGAACCAACCGGGCCACACACAGGAAATGTTGTCTGGCAATGGGACCTTTGGGATCATCTGGTGCAAGACTTTGATAACACCAAGGATAATTTCGGTGTCATTGCAGATCATCCAGAGCTTCTCAACGTCAATTGGCTTAACGAGAATGAAGCCGTGCCTGGCCAAAGTGATTTCATCCACCTAAATGCTATCGACTATAATGCAGAGCTTGACCAGATAGTGCTTAGCTCACAGATTCTAAGCGAAATCTGGATCATTGACCATAGTACAACAACTCAAGAAGCCGCTAGTCATGCTGGAGGAACGTATGGGAAAGGAGGAGACTTTCTGTACCGATACGGAAACCCTCAAGTATACAACAGAGGAGATGCTACAGACCAGAAACTTTGGAGACAACACGATGCTCATTGGATAGAATCTGGATTGGCAGATGAAGGTGGAATTATGATATTTAACAATGGACTAGACAGGCCTGTTTCATTTTCAGAAATTGATGTGGTCATGCCTCCTCAGACCTCGCCAGGAGTTTACGAGCTTGCCGCTGGCGAATCTTATGGTCCGACTGAAACGGTTTGGAATTATCACGCTTCTGATTCCGTTAGTTTCTATTCTTATTTTATTTCTGGGGCAGGTAGATTACCAAACGGAAATACGCTCATCTGTGAAGGGAACAAAGGAAAATTGTTTGAAGTTACATATGATGGACAGAAAGTTTGGGAATACGTAAACCCTGTCACTGTGAACGGAATCATAAGTTCCACTGATCCAATTCCAATGGCTGGAGGAGGCGCCTTTCAGGGAAACATCGTTTTCCGAGCTGAAAAGTATGCCGTTGATTTTCCTGGATTTGCAGGGCACGATCTGAGTACCGGTATTCAACTTGAAGCAAATCCTATTATTTCAAACTGCTTTGTAGGATTAGAAGATTTCGATGCTAGCAAAGAATTCAGCATTTACCCGAACCCGACCACAGACCAATTAACGCTTGAGAACATGAATGGAGCAAACATTAGTATCTATAATGTCTCTGGACAACTAGTAATGACAGAGCGCGTAACGTCTGAACAATTCCAATTCGAATTGCTTGATAAAACTGCTGGCATATACGCTGTTCGAATTGAATTGAACGGCAAAACGATCGTCAAGAAATTGATGGTGCAATAA